Proteins co-encoded in one Hyla sarda isolate aHylSar1 chromosome 4, aHylSar1.hap1, whole genome shotgun sequence genomic window:
- the LOC130367601 gene encoding transcription factor HES-7-like gives MRNTYLTKEDKKLMKPVIEKRRRDRINQSLENLRALLLEATQDESLKNPKAEKADILKKTVQFLKLCHNSGPEDAKKAMPEFDSGFQEGLSRATNFLSSRSSICEKKRDYVVGKLCRHIEGRSPKEWKDSASDDSFCLDQNQLIPSPPQISRLPEHSSTMCPERLSCQPFLHYSSPPSSAETPSFGQIQQTSTRKSTQSPHQADSCRKSVQRTLFPPVAPSPNLSSALVWRPWP, from the exons ATGAGAAACACATACCTCACGAAAGAGGACAAAAAG CTTATGAAGCCCGTCATAGAAAAAAGAAGACGGGACAGGATAAACCAGAGCTTGGAGAACCTGAGGGCGCTTCTTCTGGAGGCCACACAGGATGAG TCATTAAAGAATCCTAAAGCGGAGAAGGCTGACATATTGAAAAAGACAGTGCAGTTTTTGAAACTGTGTCATAATTCAG GACCAGAAGATGCCAAAAAGGCTATGCCTGAGTTTGATAGTGGGTTCCAGGAAGGTCTGAGCCGAGCCACCAACTTCCTAAGCTCCAGGTCTAGTATCTGTGAGAAGAAGAGAGATTACGTTGTCGGGAAACTGTGTCGGCACATAGAAGGGAGGAGCCCCAAAGAGTGGAAAGACTCGGCATCAGATGACTCTTTTTGCCTGGACCAAAACCAACTCATACCAAGTCCTCCCCAAATTTCTAGGCTCCCTGAACACTCCTCAACAATGTGTCCAGAAAGACTCTCTTGTCAACCATTTCTTCACTACTCCTCACCCCCCAGTTCTGCAGAAACACCCTCTTTCGGCCAAATCCAACAGACTTCAACACGCAAGTCAACCCAGTCTCCACACCAAGCCGACAGCTGCCGAAAGTCTGTTCAGAGGACACTTTTCCCGCCGGTGGCCCCGAGCCCCAATTTGTCTTCAGCACTTGTCTGGAGACCATGGCCATAA